In a genomic window of Virgibacillus sp. SK37:
- the pgeF gene encoding peptidoglycan editing factor PgeF, whose product MSEPFVLDNELFLKLERWEKLNPRLYAGFTTKNGGVSSTPYATLNCGLHVKDKLSSVLENRELLADKLTIPIENWVAGEQVHDNKVVEVSKKDRGKGAETIETSIKDVDGLITDDREVLCTAFFADCVPLFFFDPKKEIVGIAHAGWKGTVKGIAESMVDEFRELGSNPANILVTIGPSISQTNYEVDDKVVENIAEKYQSIVTKHVNNGKYLVDLKKLNLEILLQYGISRNNIEVTKYCTFADNNLFFSHRRDGGKTGRMLGFIGLF is encoded by the coding sequence ATGAGTGAACCATTTGTCTTAGATAATGAGCTCTTTCTCAAGCTAGAAAGATGGGAAAAACTTAATCCGAGATTATATGCTGGCTTTACTACAAAAAATGGTGGGGTAAGTTCAACTCCTTATGCTACGCTTAATTGTGGGCTTCATGTAAAAGATAAGCTCAGCTCCGTATTAGAAAATAGGGAGTTATTGGCAGACAAATTAACCATTCCTATAGAAAATTGGGTGGCTGGGGAACAAGTTCACGATAATAAAGTAGTGGAGGTTAGTAAAAAAGATAGAGGCAAAGGTGCTGAAACCATTGAAACATCTATAAAAGATGTAGATGGGTTAATTACAGATGATAGAGAGGTGCTTTGTACTGCTTTTTTTGCTGATTGTGTACCATTATTTTTTTTCGATCCGAAAAAGGAAATCGTAGGAATCGCCCATGCTGGGTGGAAGGGTACAGTAAAAGGGATAGCTGAAAGCATGGTAGATGAATTTCGGGAACTTGGAAGTAATCCAGCAAATATTCTGGTTACAATTGGCCCATCCATTTCGCAAACAAATTATGAAGTAGATGACAAAGTAGTTGAAAATATTGCTGAAAAATATCAATCAATAGTAACTAAACACGTAAATAATGGCAAATATTTAGTTGACCTAAAAAAATTAAATTTAGAAATCCTTTTACAATATGGTATATCTCGTAATAATATAGAGGTAACTAAGTATTGTACATTCGCGGATAATAATTTGTTTTTTTCACATCGGCGAGATGGAGGAAAAACAGGAAGAATGCTAGGTTTTATTGGTTTGTTTTAA